In Pseudomonadota bacterium, one DNA window encodes the following:
- the rnt gene encoding ribonuclease T has protein sequence MRSRRLMASRFRGFLPVVVDVETGGFDPATNALLEIAAVAVMSDERGAWRREKTVACHVQPFPGAHLNQASLKFTGIDPHHPFRFAVPEHEALESIFEFVRQVVANTGCTRAILVGHNPSFDLAFIKAAVARTGIKRNPFHSFSTFDTATLGGLAVGQTVLSRAVQAAGLDWDDAEAHTAIYDAERTADLFCAVLNKWNELAGV, from the coding sequence ATGCGATCCAGGCGCCTGATGGCGTCGCGTTTCCGTGGCTTTTTGCCCGTCGTTGTGGATGTGGAAACCGGCGGTTTCGATCCAGCGACTAACGCCTTGCTGGAGATCGCGGCCGTGGCGGTAATGAGCGATGAGAGAGGCGCGTGGCGGCGCGAAAAGACGGTCGCCTGTCATGTACAACCGTTTCCGGGCGCTCATCTCAATCAAGCTTCCTTGAAGTTTACGGGGATCGATCCGCACCACCCGTTCCGCTTTGCCGTGCCCGAGCACGAGGCCTTAGAGAGTATTTTCGAGTTTGTACGTCAGGTGGTCGCCAACACGGGCTGCACTCGGGCGATCTTGGTGGGACACAACCCCTCCTTTGATCTGGCCTTTATCAAAGCGGCGGTCGCACGGACGGGTATCAAGCGCAACCCGTTTCACTCGTTCAGTACCTTTGATACCGCGACCCTCGGGGGCCTGGCGGTCGGCCAGACGGTATTATCGCGCGCGGTCCAAGCGGCAGGCTTGGATTGGGATGATGCCGAAGCGCATACCGCGATATACGATGCCGAGCGCACGGCGGATCTTTTTTGCGCAGTGTTGAATAAATGGAACGAGCTGGCGGGTGTTTAG
- the pyrC gene encoding dihydroorotase — MELTIRKPDDLHVHLRDGPWMANVLPHTAMRFSRAVVMPNLDPPVTSTAAALAYRARILDALPRGLRFEPLMTLYLTEETSIAEIRKAKLSGHVVAVKYYPAGATTHSNRGVADIRKVYPVLAELEKLGMPLLLHGEVVDPAVDVFDRERVFIERVLGEFIRRFPGLKLVLEHITTRAAVEYVRTGPASLAATITAHHLLLNRNALFQGGLQPHHYCLPLLKTEEDRWALVRAATSANPKFFLGTDSAPHARAAKERACGCAGIYTAHAALELYAEVFDEAGGLDRLDGFASDYGAAFYGLPRTSEKLTLRKTPMTVPVKFPFGNDELIPFRAGAACDWTLVTHE; from the coding sequence ATGGAATTAACCATTAGAAAACCCGATGATCTGCACGTTCACCTCCGGGACGGACCGTGGATGGCGAACGTATTGCCGCACACCGCGATGCGTTTCTCTCGCGCCGTGGTGATGCCGAATCTCGACCCGCCCGTCACTTCCACGGCCGCGGCCTTGGCGTACCGCGCGCGCATCCTTGATGCACTGCCTCGCGGCCTGCGCTTCGAGCCGCTCATGACGCTCTATCTCACCGAGGAGACCAGTATCGCGGAGATCCGAAAGGCCAAGCTAAGCGGCCATGTGGTGGCGGTAAAATACTACCCGGCCGGGGCGACGACTCATTCGAACCGCGGCGTCGCCGACATCCGCAAGGTGTATCCGGTGCTCGCGGAGCTTGAGAAACTCGGCATGCCCTTGCTCCTGCACGGTGAGGTCGTCGATCCGGCCGTGGATGTTTTCGACCGCGAGCGTGTTTTTATCGAACGGGTGTTGGGCGAGTTCATCCGGCGGTTTCCCGGTCTCAAGCTGGTGTTGGAGCACATTACGACGCGCGCGGCGGTCGAGTATGTTCGCACCGGCCCCGCATCCTTGGCGGCCACGATCACAGCGCATCATTTACTGCTCAACCGCAATGCCCTGTTTCAGGGCGGCCTGCAACCGCATCACTATTGTTTGCCCTTGCTCAAGACCGAGGAAGACCGGTGGGCGTTGGTGCGGGCCGCGACCAGTGCGAACCCGAAGTTTTTTCTCGGCACCGACAGCGCGCCGCACGCGCGCGCGGCCAAGGAGCGGGCCTGCGGATGTGCCGGGATTTATACCGCGCACGCTGCCTTGGAGCTTTACGCGGAAGTCTTCGACGAGGCGGGGGGGCTGGATCGCCTCGATGGTTTCGCAAGCGATTACGGTGCGGCGTTTTACGGATTGCCGAGGACGAGCGAGAAGCTTACGCTCCGCAAGACGCCCATGACCGTCCCAGTTAAGTTCCCATTCGGAAATGATGAGCTAATACCCTTTCGGGCCGGAGCGGCCTGTGACTGGACGCTGGTGACGCATGAGTAG
- a CDS encoding gamma carbonic anhydrase family protein gives MKIRTYRDKSPRISATAFVDPTAAVIGDVTMGAHSSLWPMAVARGDVNAIVIGDCTNIQDGTVIHTTSDSMYSPGGYTVTIGNHVTVGHRVVIHGCRIEDYCLIGMSATVMDGAVLEAGLILGAGSLVPSGKVLQGGYLWIGNPACKSRPLTEVEQKYLSDSAAHYVRLKDQYLGMPGHE, from the coding sequence ATGAAGATTAGGACTTACCGGGACAAATCACCGCGGATCTCGGCAACGGCCTTCGTCGATCCCACCGCCGCTGTGATCGGCGATGTCACGATGGGCGCGCACAGCTCGCTGTGGCCGATGGCCGTTGCGCGTGGGGATGTGAACGCGATTGTCATCGGCGATTGCACCAATATTCAAGACGGGACCGTCATTCACACCACCTCGGACAGCATGTATTCTCCCGGAGGTTACACGGTAACTATCGGCAATCATGTCACCGTCGGCCATCGCGTCGTGATCCACGGCTGCCGCATCGAGGACTATTGCCTCATCGGCATGTCGGCTACGGTCATGGATGGCGCTGTCTTGGAAGCGGGCTTAATCCTGGGGGCGGGGAGTTTGGTGCCGAGCGGCAAAGTACTTCAAGGAGGGTATCTTTGGATCGGTAACCCCGCGTGCAAGTCACGCCCCCTAACGGAGGTCGAGCAGAAATACCTATCGGATTCCGCTGCTCATTATGTCAGGTTGAAAGACCAATACTTGGGGATGCCTGGTCACGAATGA
- a CDS encoding serine/threonine-protein kinase, protein MNPNIIPGYRIERRIGKGGMASVYLAIQESLHRAVALKILTNFDSPEFSERFLNEGRTIAQLSHTNIITIHDIGIANGLHYISMEYIEGGDLKQRIKGGLGPAFALDVIERMASALRLAHRRNMVHRDVKPANILFRDEAIPILTDFGIAKQIGLEENVTITGTILGSPHYMSPEQAQGRDVDCRSDIYSLGIVFYEMLTGVKPFDDESDIKTIVKHMNEPMPALPETHACFEEIVGRMTAKRTEDRYADVDELLTHLKDLRNRPTPLSTDTKTILLATAVTASEGVQHAPPPGIDQFQPSWGRRAVWGALGIGAAIAILTGFATQRGAAPPPVLRENPPASAPTGVPVVSVPSPVTTEASTRADALFEEGMAYRNGENTPVDDDKAFASLQQAAQLGHGNAQYNLGLIFGQGRGTAQNYAHAVRWYREAAMQGIADAQYFLCLSYAIGRGVDPDRVRAYAWCEVAAKHGSQDAHEPLKLLKETVQGPSLIAAQRMAEEILTEIALSAGARKSISPDPGALSARQF, encoded by the coding sequence ATGAACCCCAACATCATCCCTGGATACCGAATCGAGCGCCGCATCGGCAAGGGCGGGATGGCCTCCGTGTACCTCGCGATTCAAGAATCGCTGCACCGCGCGGTGGCCCTCAAGATCCTAACCAATTTTGACTCCCCGGAATTTTCCGAGCGTTTCCTCAATGAGGGCCGCACCATCGCGCAACTTTCGCATACGAACATCATTACCATTCATGATATCGGGATCGCGAACGGGCTGCATTATATCTCGATGGAGTATATCGAGGGGGGCGATCTGAAGCAGAGAATCAAAGGCGGCCTCGGCCCGGCGTTCGCCCTCGACGTGATCGAGCGGATGGCGAGTGCCCTCAGGCTCGCGCATCGAAGAAACATGGTGCACCGGGACGTGAAACCCGCCAACATCCTGTTCCGGGACGAGGCCATTCCGATTCTCACCGATTTTGGCATCGCCAAGCAGATCGGCCTGGAAGAGAATGTCACCATCACCGGTACGATCTTGGGCAGCCCGCACTACATGAGCCCCGAGCAAGCCCAGGGTAGAGATGTCGATTGCCGCTCCGATATCTACAGCCTGGGCATCGTATTCTACGAGATGCTGACCGGCGTAAAACCTTTCGACGACGAGTCCGATATCAAGACCATCGTAAAGCACATGAACGAGCCGATGCCGGCCCTGCCCGAAACGCACGCTTGCTTCGAGGAGATTGTCGGGCGCATGACGGCCAAACGGACCGAGGATCGTTATGCGGACGTCGACGAGTTGCTGACTCACCTGAAAGACTTGCGAAACCGGCCCACGCCGCTTAGCACGGATACCAAAACGATATTGCTGGCCACCGCGGTCACGGCCAGCGAAGGGGTGCAACATGCCCCACCTCCCGGGATTGATCAATTTCAACCCTCCTGGGGGCGCCGTGCTGTCTGGGGCGCGCTCGGGATCGGCGCCGCGATCGCTATCCTCACCGGCTTCGCGACGCAACGCGGCGCCGCCCCGCCGCCGGTGTTAAGGGAAAACCCGCCCGCGAGCGCACCTACCGGAGTTCCGGTGGTGTCTGTTCCGAGCCCCGTTACGACTGAAGCATCGACCAGGGCCGACGCATTATTTGAGGAAGGTATGGCCTATCGCAATGGCGAAAACACGCCCGTGGACGATGACAAGGCCTTCGCTTCGCTCCAACAAGCGGCGCAACTGGGCCATGGAAACGCGCAGTACAATCTGGGGCTGATTTTTGGGCAGGGGCGAGGAACAGCCCAAAACTACGCCCACGCCGTGCGCTGGTATCGCGAGGCGGCCATGCAAGGCATAGCCGACGCTCAATACTTCTTGTGCTTATCGTATGCCATCGGCCGCGGCGTCGATCCGGATCGCGTGCGCGCCTACGCGTGGTGCGAAGTGGCTGCCAAGCATGGTTCACAGGACGCCCACGAGCCGCTCAAGCTGCTCAAGGAAACAGTGCAGGGTCCGAGTTTGATTGCGGCCCAGCGTATGGCCGAGGAGATCTTGACGGAAATCGCCCTATCGGCCGGGGCGAGGAAGTCGATCTCACCGGATCCGGGTGCCTTGTCCGCCCGGCAATTCTAG
- a CDS encoding Nramp family divalent metal transporter yields MFRSSSDLSGDYRHAGTCYGRRPLPPFPGWWAALGPGVVWMALAQGSGELIWWPYIIAKYGLTFLWVLIPACLLQYPLNIEIGRYTLLTGESIFHGFIRLHRGLGIFLWLLMTLSFLWFGAFASAGGTAIAALADFPKGWTQRGQTLFWAYLSIAVFLIALLTSGVIYTFIERFMKAVAAVTVFGLLWACTQPDVVKSIPEFLPGLYGSTGPMPRSWDPRDATKLLTAVSFAGLGGFWALFYSYWLRDKGSGMAVHMGRITGPLARKPEVVSHDGNLPESAPENARRWRYWRRFLRADVSFGIIGNLLTTLMTCLLAYALLFPQGLLPEEYQLAVVQSQFFEVSWGEAGRVLFLIVAAAFLTDTWLVTADAVSRIQADIVHVLFPKARRYEMRYLYYVFLGVLTIVTSLTMLLDAPGPLILTSAVIGFIGTVIFPLALYYLNYRYLSPELPQWARPSRASKALLLLSFVVYFALACLYVGSVVAS; encoded by the coding sequence GTGTTTAGGAGCTCTTCGGATCTCTCCGGCGACTATAGACACGCCGGCACCTGCTACGGCCGCAGACCGTTACCGCCGTTTCCCGGCTGGTGGGCAGCGCTTGGACCCGGCGTTGTGTGGATGGCGCTCGCGCAGGGGAGCGGCGAGCTGATCTGGTGGCCTTACATCATTGCAAAATACGGTTTAACTTTTCTGTGGGTGTTGATCCCCGCCTGTCTCTTGCAATACCCGCTCAACATCGAGATCGGGCGTTACACCTTATTGACCGGAGAGAGTATATTTCACGGGTTTATCCGTCTCCACCGTGGTCTCGGCATCTTCCTGTGGTTGCTGATGACGCTTTCGTTCCTCTGGTTCGGCGCCTTCGCCAGCGCGGGAGGGACGGCGATCGCGGCGCTCGCCGATTTTCCCAAGGGCTGGACGCAACGCGGTCAAACGCTCTTCTGGGCATATCTCTCGATCGCCGTTTTCCTCATCGCCCTCCTCACAAGCGGCGTCATCTACACCTTCATCGAACGGTTCATGAAAGCGGTGGCGGCCGTGACCGTTTTTGGCTTGCTCTGGGCTTGCACACAACCTGACGTGGTGAAGTCGATTCCTGAGTTCCTGCCAGGACTCTATGGATCGACAGGCCCTATGCCGAGATCCTGGGATCCGCGGGATGCGACGAAGCTTCTCACGGCCGTCAGTTTCGCTGGGCTCGGCGGTTTTTGGGCGTTGTTCTATTCCTATTGGTTGCGGGATAAGGGCAGCGGGATGGCCGTGCACATGGGGAGAATCACCGGACCGCTCGCGCGTAAACCCGAAGTCGTCAGCCACGACGGCAATCTTCCCGAAAGCGCACCCGAGAACGCGCGGCGGTGGCGATATTGGCGCCGCTTCCTGCGTGCTGATGTCTCCTTCGGAATCATTGGCAACCTGTTGACCACACTGATGACCTGTCTTCTCGCCTACGCGCTATTGTTTCCTCAAGGCTTGTTGCCCGAGGAGTACCAACTGGCGGTGGTGCAGAGCCAATTTTTCGAGGTGAGCTGGGGTGAGGCGGGGCGCGTCTTATTTCTCATTGTCGCCGCGGCGTTTCTAACGGATACCTGGTTGGTGACGGCCGATGCGGTGAGCCGCATCCAAGCCGACATTGTCCATGTGCTGTTTCCGAAGGCGAGGCGCTACGAGATGCGCTACCTCTACTATGTTTTCTTAGGGGTACTCACCATAGTCACGTCGTTGACCATGCTGCTTGATGCGCCGGGTCCTTTAATTCTCACGAGCGCCGTGATCGGATTCATCGGGACCGTGATTTTTCCGCTCGCCCTGTATTATTTGAACTATCGCTACTTGTCCCCGGAATTACCGCAATGGGCGCGTCCGAGCCGTGCCTCAAAGGCGTTGTTGCTGCTCAGCTTTGTGGTTTACTTTGCGCTGGCCTGTTTATACGTAGGATCGGTCGTAGCTTCTTGA